Proteins encoded together in one Orbaceae bacterium lpD01 window:
- the hemG gene encoding menaquinone-dependent protoporphyrinogen IX dehydrogenase encodes MKVLMLYTSNEGQTAKIMLFIKAIIDKQFECDCIQLTSTTEIDLSQYQAVIIGTSIRYGYYSKLIKQFIDANTAQLNQIYGAFFGVNLVARKPNKDNPETNLYTRKFLAKLTWQPKLKAVFAGALFYPRYNWFDRNMIRMIMWLGKGETDISIPMIEYTNWNKVQEFAETFIKNNLDLSSS; translated from the coding sequence ATGAAAGTACTAATGTTATATACCAGTAATGAAGGGCAAACGGCAAAGATAATGCTATTCATTAAGGCGATTATTGATAAACAATTTGAATGCGACTGTATTCAGCTCACCTCCACAACTGAGATTGATTTATCCCAGTATCAAGCTGTCATTATTGGAACGTCTATCCGATATGGTTACTATAGTAAACTAATCAAACAATTTATCGATGCCAATACGGCGCAGCTTAATCAAATATATGGTGCTTTCTTTGGGGTTAATTTAGTTGCGCGTAAACCAAATAAAGATAATCCAGAAACTAATCTTTATACCCGTAAGTTTCTAGCTAAACTCACTTGGCAACCTAAATTGAAGGCTGTGTTTGCTGGCGCACTGTTCTATCCTCGCTATAATTGGTTCGATCGTAATATGATTAGAATGATTATGTGGCTAGGTAAAGGGGAGACCGACATCTCAATTCCGATGATCGAATATACGAATTGGAATAAAGTTCAAGAATTTGCAGAAACATTCATTAAAAATAATTTAGATTTATCTTCATCATAA
- the ispB gene encoding octaprenyl diphosphate synthase — MSELSIDQIVELVSPELLKVNDVINAQLSSDVMLINQLGNYIIQSGGKRLRPVITILVAQALGYQGDKHITAAAFIEFIHTATLLHDDVVDESSLRRGKSTANALFGNAASVLVGDYIYTRSFQMMTSIGSFEILDIMSSATNVIAEGEVQQLMNCNDPTISKEQYLEVIYRKTARLFEAASHTAAIIAGTTKEQEHALQLYGRYVGTAFQIIDDLLDYSAKDAESLGKNLGDDLNEGKPTIPLLHAMHHAKPDDAQMIRKAIEEGNGRHLLNKVLTIMHECGSLEFTYQMAQQEVEKALETIRILPESIYKKALISLAELSIQREK; from the coding sequence ATGAGTGAATTATCAATTGATCAAATTGTAGAATTAGTTTCTCCCGAGCTGCTCAAAGTCAATGATGTTATAAATGCCCAGCTAAGTTCAGATGTCATGCTCATCAATCAGCTTGGTAATTATATTATCCAAAGTGGCGGTAAACGGTTACGTCCAGTGATTACCATACTCGTTGCTCAGGCACTAGGTTATCAAGGTGATAAACATATTACTGCAGCAGCTTTTATTGAATTCATTCATACTGCAACGCTACTACATGATGATGTGGTCGATGAATCATCACTACGCAGAGGAAAATCAACGGCAAATGCGCTATTTGGCAATGCTGCCAGTGTTTTAGTCGGTGATTATATCTATACACGATCTTTTCAAATGATGACCAGTATTGGCTCTTTTGAAATTCTGGATATCATGTCCAGTGCTACAAATGTGATTGCAGAGGGTGAAGTTCAACAATTAATGAACTGTAACGATCCAACTATCAGCAAAGAGCAATATCTAGAAGTTATTTACCGAAAAACGGCGCGATTATTTGAAGCAGCCTCTCATACCGCGGCGATTATTGCAGGTACGACAAAAGAGCAAGAGCATGCACTACAGCTATATGGTCGTTATGTGGGTACCGCTTTCCAAATTATTGATGACTTATTAGACTATAGTGCCAAAGATGCCGAGAGTTTAGGTAAAAATTTAGGTGATGATCTGAATGAAGGTAAACCGACGATTCCACTTTTACATGCCATGCATCATGCTAAACCAGATGATGCACAGATGATTAGGAAAGCGATAGAAGAGGGAAATGGCCGCCATTTACTCAATAAAGTTTTAACGATTATGCATGAATGTGGTTCATTAGAATTTACCTATCAAATGGCACAACAAGAAGTTGAAAAAGCATTAGAAACTATCCGTATTTTACCTGAGTCAATTTATAAAAAGGCCCTAATCAGTTTAGCTGAACTGTCTATTCAACGAGAAAAATAA
- a CDS encoding TonB family protein, translated as MNKIVNKRRIKIGLLTAIGVSIFCHLVVVAVLFYSNLFRDDIVGEQGDLGIKAVMIDLSQVAAPEMSSVENTQKTVTDEKDQEEETTTANDPEPESVEEAEPPKHTDIESKPEQIIPQKPKPKQTKSATKPQSRQEINAPNHAEQAISPIVSESKQYSRVPAPINRPDPDYPRRALDLRIEGSVTVQFDIDKVGKVTNIRIIEAKPSNIFDQAVRKAMRLWTYQPIEAKDLTVTIVFNRDKSVSLDNS; from the coding sequence ATGAATAAGATAGTTAATAAAAGAAGAATTAAGATTGGTTTACTTACTGCGATTGGCGTCTCTATCTTTTGCCATTTAGTCGTTGTGGCGGTTTTATTTTATTCCAACCTGTTTAGAGACGATATTGTTGGCGAGCAAGGCGATTTAGGTATCAAGGCGGTCATGATTGACTTGTCTCAGGTTGCCGCACCTGAAATGTCCTCGGTTGAAAATACACAAAAAACAGTAACTGATGAAAAAGATCAGGAAGAAGAGACGACAACAGCTAATGACCCCGAACCGGAGTCTGTTGAAGAGGCGGAGCCTCCAAAACATACCGATATTGAGTCTAAACCAGAACAGATTATCCCTCAGAAGCCTAAACCAAAACAGACTAAATCTGCCACTAAGCCTCAGTCCCGTCAGGAGATCAACGCACCCAATCACGCCGAACAAGCGATATCACCTATTGTGTCGGAGAGTAAGCAGTACTCGCGGGTACCAGCCCCCATTAACCGTCCTGATCCTGACTATCCACGTCGTGCATTAGATCTCAGAATCGAGGGAAGTGTTACCGTTCAATTTGATATTGATAAAGTCGGAAAAGTAACCAATATTCGTATTATTGAAGCTAAGCCTAGTAATATATTTGATCAAGCGGTTAGAAAAGCTATGCGTTTATGGACCTATCAACCTATTGAAGCCAAGGATTTGACGGTGACTATCGTTTTTAATCGGGATAAATCAGTTAGTTTGGACAATAGCTAA
- the pepP gene encoding Xaa-Pro aminopeptidase encodes MKAEIIRRRHHFAEKMLTNSIAIFFSAPEQTRSNDTHYPYRQNSNFWYLTLFNEPESALVLIKNKSEQVTTILFNRQKDVMAEVWTGYRLGQAQAITQLAIDQAFIFDEIAQKLPELVAGKQAIYHADQQYQYADNIIQQVISVVRKSSKYNYQAPDMMIDWRPALHEMRLFKSATEIVMMKQAGKISALGHIDAMKSCRAGLFEYQLEAVILHTFAMHGARWPAYNSIVGSGNNACILHYENNSAQLKDGDLVLIDAGCEYENYAGDISRTFPVNGKFSPAQREIYDLVLSVQYYAIENLVAGNTIKAVNEQVIKIMVKGLIKLGILQGDVDQLIEEKAYLQFYMHGLGHWLGLDVHDVGNGPIPSRERVLEPGMVLTVEPGLYIDKEANVPSQYRGIGIRIEDNILITSQGNQILTQDVPKDPDEIEALMIKK; translated from the coding sequence ATGAAAGCAGAAATTATTAGACGTAGACACCATTTTGCAGAAAAAATGTTAACCAATAGTATCGCGATTTTTTTTTCTGCTCCAGAACAAACCCGTAGTAATGACACGCACTATCCATATCGCCAAAACAGTAATTTTTGGTATTTAACACTATTTAATGAACCTGAATCTGCTTTAGTTCTAATCAAAAATAAATCAGAGCAAGTCACCACGATTTTATTCAATCGTCAAAAAGATGTGATGGCTGAGGTATGGACAGGTTATCGACTTGGTCAGGCGCAAGCGATAACGCAATTAGCAATAGATCAGGCCTTTATTTTCGATGAGATCGCACAAAAACTACCTGAGTTAGTCGCTGGCAAACAAGCTATTTATCACGCTGATCAGCAGTATCAATATGCGGATAATATCATTCAACAAGTCATATCTGTTGTAAGAAAATCCTCTAAATACAACTACCAAGCACCAGATATGATGATTGACTGGCGGCCTGCATTACATGAAATGCGGTTATTTAAATCTGCAACAGAAATTGTAATGATGAAACAAGCTGGCAAGATAAGTGCACTTGGACATATCGATGCAATGAAAAGCTGTCGTGCGGGTCTGTTTGAATATCAACTTGAAGCAGTCATTTTACATACCTTTGCGATGCACGGTGCTCGCTGGCCAGCTTATAATTCGATTGTCGGTAGTGGTAATAATGCCTGTATTTTACATTATGAGAATAATAGTGCCCAATTAAAAGATGGCGACCTCGTCTTAATTGATGCCGGATGTGAATATGAGAATTATGCTGGTGATATTTCCAGAACGTTTCCAGTGAATGGTAAATTTAGTCCAGCCCAGCGTGAAATCTATGATCTGGTTTTAAGCGTCCAATATTATGCGATTGAAAATTTGGTTGCTGGTAATACTATAAAAGCGGTCAATGAGCAGGTAATAAAAATCATGGTCAAAGGACTGATTAAGCTGGGAATTCTACAAGGCGATGTTGATCAATTAATCGAAGAGAAAGCTTATTTGCAATTCTATATGCATGGTTTAGGTCACTGGTTAGGTCTAGATGTTCATGATGTTGGCAATGGCCCGATTCCAAGCCGAGAACGCGTACTTGAACCGGGCATGGTATTGACAGTTGAGCCCGGATTATATATTGATAAAGAGGCAAATGTGCCATCACAATATCGTGGTATTGGTATTCGTATTGAAGATAATATTCTCATTACAAGCCAAGGTAATCAAATATTAACTCAAGATGTACCTAAAGATCCCGATGAAATTGAAGCTCTGATGATAAAAAAATAA
- a CDS encoding UPF0149 family protein gives MPISEMNYQLLNNTLKLQQIGLTAAELHGFISGLLAGGNRDETWRVLLADMINDGQPITGDLASQINKLHDDINQQLNESEFEFQLLLDEQNIFMQIDSLVGWVNHFLLGLGLVQPQLAKVKNDVGEAISDLRQIALLGYEEDEDPQELGFAFEEVHEYVRMATILCHDEFAGVKVSSTLH, from the coding sequence ATGCCTATATCAGAAATGAATTATCAGTTACTTAATAACACCTTAAAATTACAACAGATTGGTTTAACTGCCGCCGAATTACATGGCTTTATTTCGGGATTATTAGCGGGCGGAAATCGCGATGAAACCTGGCGGGTTTTATTGGCAGATATGATCAATGATGGCCAGCCCATCACGGGGGATTTAGCCTCTCAGATCAATAAACTGCATGATGATATTAATCAGCAACTCAATGAGTCTGAATTTGAATTTCAGCTATTGCTGGATGAACAGAACATCTTTATGCAAATTGATAGCTTAGTCGGATGGGTTAATCATTTTTTACTTGGACTAGGATTAGTGCAACCACAGTTAGCGAAAGTAAAAAATGATGTGGGTGAAGCAATCAGTGATCTCAGGCAAATTGCACTACTTGGGTATGAAGAGGATGAGGATCCGCAGGAACTTGGTTTTGCTTTTGAAGAAGTGCATGAATACGTCAGAATGGCAACGATACTGTGTCATGATGAATTTGCTGGCGTAAAGGTCTCTTCAACATTACATTAA
- the radA gene encoding DNA repair protein RadA, translated as MAKSVKRAFVCNECGADFPRWQGQCSECHAWNSITEVRLAAANSKSDRLSGYAGSVIGQSKIQKLSEVSLKELPRFSTGFSEFDRVLGGGVVPGSAILIGGNPGAGKSTLLLQTLSKISVSMKTLYVTGEESLQQVAMRAHRLSLATDNLNMLSETSIEQICHIAEQEQPKLIVIDSIQVMHMADIQSSPGSVAQVRETAAYLTRFAKTHGIAIIMVGHVTKDGSLAGPKVLEHCIDCSVLLDGDADSRYRTLRSHKNRFGAVNELGVFAMTEQGLREVSNPSAIFLSRGDELTAGSSVMVLWEGTRPLLVEIQALVDHSMLGNPRRVAVGLEQNRLALLLAVLHRHGGVQMADQDVFVNVVGGVKVTETSVDLALLLALVSSFRNRPIPHDLVIFGEIGLGGEIRPVPSGQERISEAAKHGFKRAIVPIANQPKKNIANMQVYGVKKLAEALDILNEINT; from the coding sequence GTGGCAAAATCAGTAAAACGTGCTTTTGTTTGTAATGAATGTGGGGCAGATTTTCCTCGCTGGCAAGGGCAATGTAGCGAATGTCATGCATGGAATTCAATCACCGAAGTCCGGCTTGCTGCAGCCAACAGCAAAAGTGACCGTCTTTCAGGTTATGCGGGTAGCGTAATCGGTCAGTCGAAGATTCAAAAATTATCCGAAGTCAGTTTAAAAGAGTTACCGCGATTTTCAACCGGTTTTTCTGAGTTTGATCGGGTTCTTGGCGGTGGCGTTGTACCAGGCAGTGCCATTCTTATCGGCGGTAATCCTGGTGCCGGTAAAAGTACGCTGCTGCTACAAACACTGAGCAAGATTTCAGTATCAATGAAAACCCTTTATGTCACGGGTGAAGAGTCGTTACAGCAAGTTGCGATGCGTGCGCATCGTTTAAGTTTAGCAACCGATAACTTAAATATGCTGTCTGAAACCAGTATTGAGCAAATCTGTCATATTGCCGAACAAGAGCAGCCAAAACTGATCGTGATTGATTCTATCCAGGTCATGCATATGGCTGATATTCAGTCATCACCCGGTAGTGTGGCCCAAGTGAGAGAGACAGCAGCTTACTTAACTCGCTTTGCCAAAACGCATGGTATTGCCATCATTATGGTCGGTCACGTAACCAAAGATGGTTCGCTGGCTGGTCCCAAAGTGCTTGAACACTGTATCGACTGTTCGGTATTATTAGATGGTGATGCCGACTCGCGCTATCGAACGCTGCGCAGTCATAAGAATCGTTTTGGCGCAGTGAATGAGCTAGGCGTTTTTGCCATGACAGAGCAAGGATTACGTGAAGTCAGTAATCCATCAGCGATATTTTTAAGCCGTGGCGATGAGCTAACCGCCGGTAGTTCAGTCATGGTATTATGGGAAGGAACAAGACCATTATTAGTCGAGATTCAAGCTTTAGTCGATCACTCTATGCTCGGTAATCCACGCCGCGTCGCGGTGGGATTAGAGCAAAATAGATTAGCCCTATTACTGGCCGTACTCCATCGCCATGGTGGTGTACAAATGGCCGATCAGGATGTATTTGTGAATGTTGTTGGTGGTGTAAAAGTGACCGAAACAAGCGTTGATTTGGCGCTATTACTCGCACTGGTTTCCAGTTTCCGCAATCGCCCTATTCCTCACGATTTGGTTATTTTTGGTGAAATCGGCCTTGGCGGCGAAATAAGACCAGTACCTAGCGGACAAGAGAGAATTTCTGAGGCCGCAAAACATGGTTTTAAACGCGCTATCGTACCGATTGCCAATCAGCCGAAAAAGAATATTGCCAATATGCAAGTTTACGGTGTAAAAAAACTCGCTGAGGCATTAGATATATTAAATGAGATAAACACGTAG
- the serB gene encoding phosphoserine phosphatase, whose amino-acid sequence MAYTLTYNDLSENVQDWQGLPLSLSGCEVMPLDYNAGKTGWILYGKNLTKTVLSAFQTQLGMPMVIVSSWKIKNLPIIRIAGSMPKKACHIAEQVGIDIASIDQLPSLRSAGLLVMDMDSTALTIECIDEIAKQFGVGDQVSKVTEQAMRGEIDFSTSLRKRVASLAGADIAILEDIRQNLPLTPGLSFLIKQLQQYNWQIAIVSGGFTYFADHLKNTFNLSEVHANQLVINKGKLSGRVKGQIVDAKYKAKALQTIASNLEIPMSQTVAIGDGANDLKMLKVAGLGVAYRAKPKVVEKAKTAIKFANLTGLYCILSASLDSEG is encoded by the coding sequence ATGGCTTATACACTAACTTATAATGATTTATCTGAAAACGTCCAAGATTGGCAAGGATTACCACTATCATTAAGTGGCTGTGAGGTGATGCCATTAGATTATAATGCAGGGAAAACTGGTTGGATTTTATATGGTAAAAACCTGACTAAAACGGTACTTTCAGCTTTTCAGACCCAACTTGGTATGCCGATGGTGATTGTCTCATCGTGGAAAATAAAAAACTTACCGATAATACGTATTGCCGGATCGATGCCCAAAAAAGCCTGTCATATTGCCGAGCAAGTCGGTATTGATATCGCCTCAATTGACCAATTACCTTCCCTTCGCTCAGCCGGTTTGCTGGTCATGGACATGGACTCTACAGCGCTGACCATCGAATGCATTGATGAAATAGCCAAACAATTTGGTGTGGGCGATCAAGTATCCAAAGTGACCGAGCAAGCGATGCGAGGTGAAATCGATTTTAGTACCAGTTTGCGCAAGCGCGTCGCCAGTTTAGCCGGTGCGGATATTGCGATTTTAGAAGATATTCGTCAAAACTTACCGCTAACACCCGGCCTGAGTTTTTTAATCAAACAACTACAACAATACAACTGGCAAATCGCGATTGTCTCCGGTGGTTTTACCTATTTTGCTGACCACTTGAAAAACACCTTTAATTTAAGTGAAGTTCATGCAAATCAACTCGTCATTAATAAAGGTAAATTATCCGGCCGTGTTAAAGGCCAGATTGTAGATGCAAAATATAAAGCGAAAGCACTACAAACTATCGCAAGCAATCTAGAAATTCCAATGAGCCAAACGGTGGCTATTGGTGATGGAGCTAACGATCTCAAAATGTTAAAAGTAGCCGGATTGGGGGTCGCTTATCGCGCCAAACCTAAAGTGGTTGAAAAAGCCAAAACAGCGATAAAATTCGCTAATTTAACCGGTCTGTACTGCATTTTATCAGCGAGTTTAGATAGTGAAGGTTAA
- the cycA gene encoding D-serine/D-alanine/glycine transporter, which produces MNSPVNQSSAENKKLKRNLSSRHIQLIAISGAIGTGLFMGSGKTISLAGPSIIFVYMIIGFMLFFVMRAMGEILLSNLNYKSFSDFAADLLGPWAGFFTGWTYWFCWVITGIADVIAIAGYTEYWFPEIKALSLQWLPMLLCIFTLVALNLLTVKMFGETEFWFSMIKIVAILALIATGIVMLLIHFKSPVSGTVASITNIWEYGGMFPKGLIGFFAGFQIAIFAFVGIELVGTTAAETKDPEKNLPRAINSIPVRIIFFYVFALITIMSVTPWKDIIPEKSPFVELFALAGLPAAASIINFVVLTSATSSANSGIYSTSRMLFGLAKESDAPRLFSKLSKRAVPANGLIFSCLCLLSGVILIYCIPNVMTAFTIVTTISAILFMFVWSIILLSYLAYRKKRAHLHAQSSFKMPGGRIMCWVCLGFFAAVIVLLTFETDTLHALIATPVWFIILGLGYLIRRQKQKCAKFNKLTK; this is translated from the coding sequence ATGAACTCGCCAGTTAATCAATCATCGGCAGAAAACAAAAAGCTTAAACGCAATCTATCCAGTCGTCATATTCAACTTATTGCTATTAGTGGGGCAATAGGGACAGGCTTATTTATGGGGTCAGGTAAAACAATTAGTTTAGCGGGTCCTTCAATCATCTTTGTCTATATGATTATCGGGTTTATGCTTTTCTTTGTTATGCGTGCAATGGGCGAAATACTATTATCCAACCTTAACTACAAATCTTTTAGTGACTTTGCCGCTGATCTGTTAGGTCCATGGGCTGGTTTTTTTACTGGCTGGACTTATTGGTTTTGTTGGGTTATCACCGGCATTGCAGATGTCATTGCAATTGCCGGTTATACTGAATATTGGTTTCCTGAAATAAAAGCATTAAGCCTGCAATGGCTCCCCATGCTACTGTGTATTTTTACCTTAGTTGCACTGAATCTACTCACGGTAAAAATGTTTGGCGAAACTGAGTTTTGGTTCTCGATGATAAAAATCGTCGCGATTCTCGCATTAATCGCTACCGGAATTGTGATGTTACTGATCCATTTTAAATCGCCTGTCAGCGGAACCGTCGCCTCAATCACCAATATTTGGGAGTATGGCGGTATGTTTCCTAAGGGATTAATTGGTTTCTTTGCCGGTTTTCAAATCGCTATTTTTGCTTTTGTGGGTATTGAACTGGTCGGCACAACGGCAGCAGAAACCAAGGATCCTGAGAAAAATTTACCTCGCGCCATTAATTCAATTCCGGTTCGAATCATCTTTTTCTATGTTTTTGCGCTGATCACCATCATGAGTGTGACACCTTGGAAAGATATTATTCCGGAAAAGAGTCCGTTTGTTGAGTTATTTGCGCTAGCCGGTTTACCCGCTGCGGCCAGCATCATTAATTTTGTTGTGCTGACATCGGCAACCTCATCAGCCAATAGTGGTATCTATTCAACCAGTCGCATGTTATTTGGTTTAGCCAAAGAATCCGATGCGCCGCGTCTGTTTAGTAAATTATCTAAACGCGCGGTACCCGCTAATGGGCTGATCTTCTCTTGTTTATGTTTATTAAGTGGTGTGATACTCATCTACTGTATTCCAAACGTAATGACCGCATTTACTATTGTAACCACCATATCAGCTATCTTATTTATGTTTGTTTGGTCAATCATTCTCTTGTCTTATTTGGCTTATCGCAAAAAACGGGCACATTTACATGCGCAATCTAGCTTTAAAATGCCAGGTGGACGAATCATGTGTTGGGTCTGCTTAGGATTCTTTGCGGCTGTGATAGTACTATTAACTTTTGAAACTGATACACTTCACGCACTAATTGCAACGCCAGTGTGGTTTATTATTCTAGGACTAGGTTATTTGATTCGTCGTCAGAAACAAAAGTGCGCTAAATTCAATAAATTGACGAAATAG